In Labrus bergylta chromosome 11, fLabBer1.1, whole genome shotgun sequence, one genomic interval encodes:
- the igsf10 gene encoding immunoglobulin superfamily member 10 produces the protein MSVCDCNASYLRRRLMETLLFLAALLLPASGDCPKSCACYVPTEVHCTFRYLSTVPDHIHTAVERINLGYNSITVLRENDLSGLENLELLMLHSNTIHSIEDRAFQDLKSLQVLKMSFNKVKEINKDTFKGLDSVLRLHLDHNNIEFISPEAFYGLTKLQFVQLEGNHLQQLHPDTFITLRHSQVFKVSSVRNIHLSDNLLTTLPADIFLGCSQLENLFLHGNPWSCDCRMKWFSKWSQKNTGVLKCKRDRRYPRGQLCPVCENPAHYQKRPLSLLPSDAFACAKPWVQYHLKQKNISLDEGDFTPVSPKDFISPLGSIQMNLTDQFHSDATLACTVQRPSAFENLTQTLEEEEGNNVTVLTTGITSYFVCNVDHEHIQQLWQILASYSDSPMRLERGIMLARSPEMIYRYSQIKTEEAEEGIHTSIEAEIKASPAWLMQGEVSFQLDRTMTTFSTLHIKYQSVVNLRVENRSPKRDRYSWTMIKRDNQTKTEHTVLTGGVAQLNCLIRGEPKPLLEWILPDGSKVRAPYSSEDSRIIINAEGKLTLRGADTSDTGLYRCIATNYLDADIMIFRVTVLSPDVEESETNGVQLTRPMGENLVLDCSLSGSTKASVHWILPDHSVLEKSQGKKKVFDNGTLLIQGLTERDRGFYRCLVTNDLGVDLLVSQVTVTEERPGTLIVLDNGGSGMEIEDNVDPSLTENTITLKEIPSSSPFDRTSQESRTITSDRPYPRLKSHGGGAGGRLGQRRRGSVSNRRIWSSRVFDKASRKVDPNKFAEFMKKAQDGSRIKTGTESEGVKDADSNTGLSGEDEIGSGEDNNEDQLIIMSRILTPTTDNPRRGRIFKVPENENTPTTESYMRSDSTSMKSTLTHKPTQRIETQSDAVTPYFSDNKGISTVDENTEFYNSERTTKPSLIRQPVLSLTVTEASQETQLQFSGQQPAEPETSTGAALMFTTDPNVTPMRDGPGPVEFIVHTSTDPKSQTTYTAITTTERQQDQITLHTTQTIKSPRLPAGSTIISRQHIQIIPNKNSRAGGRRRTFQGRRRIIKPNRITDIQSIINKLRQPSVKKEGNATVPYKIELSTDCDCDEDSKNTSKTHLQVVTPTGYSSSSLHIRESPATTPKPEMSTQYNYITSEAPKLDGSSGYITSADAPDFYITTDPFVSTNKEPLISTTAATTTTASKVIRGRIPWNRLFGGKDKEKILGRLRKPFIKTSTTAEPTTVTVTTTPIALLTTVTNSLVEPGTLSPSRQTGNEEGSLDDDYDDLSSSDFGFTTLEPSVQLISTTSSSYYYRSSTTAETPPESQTLPSPPTIQPLLNGESDEPISSGSGGLPDNWFVGRKRPNGTRWQQGRRRRPFRGRRPIKKPAITKSQATTTAEALTTEVTIMETSMETTRLPQWTVSLHNSLYTPTKKEDRTPVAASTDQKEEIDLYEELDWNTSSNFPVFTTSKKPSIPSSTFNPTTTPMPATTKRTYTTAQPIFQSNFRPPIQSGKSYPTRRTPMKTIRPTMQSSSGRDGADKGLTIDSMTTLTAEQEYAKVQITDVEVTSANIAGFEETTEVLTSKPKIVGGNAASFTVLSNSDAFLPCETVGNPQPTVSWRRLSSSTGSTITISGRMGKFQVLNNGTLSIQNASVKDRGQYLCLAENDHGSDRLLVTLSVVAYPSRILEPKMRDIKSHAGNTVEMKCKAEGRPTPLISWILANRTQVRGKIREKERVSVSAEGTLIIEQVSVHDRGHYKCIASNPAGADTATVRLQVVAAPPGIKEEKRQHLKASVSQSLWIPCTGQGSPNPTMHWVLNDGSMVRSNRPARNPRIYVYVNGTLQIKAITPADNGKYECIATSSTGSERRVVTLIVEKQESAPYIVKTSQRMTELFFGDQLILNCSATGDPKPRIMWRLPSKAVVDQWHRMGNRIQVLDNGTLIVNTVSNKDAGDYLCVARSKMGDALQLMMVHVTMKPAKIEPKLNGKKQVTYGYDLKVDCKASGAPKPEISWGLPDGTVVNSALQSDASSGGGRARRYTLFDNGTLYVNQVGMSEEGDYTCYAENQGGKDEMHVHISVMTAPPRIHPSSQTYARVKPGGNIRFDCEALGEPRPKILWMLPNNDVIGASNDRYLMHVNGSLDIRAVKLIDAGEYVCIARNLAGDKRKVYKLDLDGNPPMINGYRQNRTVIKDVAAKFSRKLIDCKAEGNPTPSITWIMPDNIFLKAPYFGSRINVHQNGTLEIRNVRPTDTAEFICMARNDGGEAVMVVQLEVTSMLRRPIFKNPFNERIVSRFGKTIVLNCSADGQPTPEIIWTFPNGTRVTSEHHHDSQHRLGNNGTLVIYNPRKEDAGKYRCGAKNFMGYIEKLIILDVGQKPYILTRPRGIIRSMSGEPLFLHCLSDGNPKPGIYWTIPGGHTLTRPQVFGRYQLLENGTLVVQDTTLHDRGNYICRAQNDAGEAVLSVPVIIIAYPPRISTAPPPNVKAVTGTSIQLNCAAIGIPKPEITWELPDNSVLSAAGQGRHLGSELLHPQGTLIIQRPTASDSGTYKCLAKNSVGTDFKVTYVHVL, from the exons atgagtgtgtgtgactgcaacGCGTCATACCTGCGGAGGAGGTTGATGGAGACTTTGTTGTTCTtggctgctctgctgctgccgGCGAGCGGTGACTGCCCCAAATCATGCGCCTGCTATGTTCCTACTGAAGTGCACTGCACCTTCAGATACCTGAGCACAGTACCTGACCACATCCACACAGCTGTGGAAAGAATTAACCTCGG GTACAACAGTATCACTGTTTTGAGAGAAAACGATCTTTCAGGACTTGAAAACTTGGAGTTGTTGATGCTGCATAGCAACACTATCCACAGTATTGAAGACAGAGCCTTCCAAGACCTTAAGTCCCTACAG GTCCTGAAGATGTCTTTTAACAAAGTAAAGGAAATCAACAAAGATACATTCAAAGGCCTTGACAGTGTACTGAGACTCCACTTGGATCACAACAACATTGAGTTCATCAGCCCGGAAGCTTTCTACGGCCTAACCAAGCTACAGTTTGTCCAACTGGAGGGTAACCACCTCCAGCAGCTTCACCCAGACACATTCAtcacactgagacacagccAGGTGTTCAAGGTGTCCTCAGTAAGAAACATCCATCTGTCAGACAACCTCCTTACCACTCTCCCTGCAGATATTTTCTTAGGCTGCAGCCAGTTAGAGAATCTCTTCCTCCATGGCAACCCATGGTCGTGTGACTGCCGTATGAAGTGGTTCTCAAAGTGGTCACAGAAGAACACAG GTGTGCTGAAATGCAAGCGAGACCGGAGATATCCAAGAGGCCAGCTGTGTCCTGTTTGTGAAAATCCTGCCCACTACCAAAAAAGACCTCTATCCCTTCTCCCAAGTGATGCCTTCGCATGTGCCAAACCCTGGGTCCAATAtcatttaaagcagaaaaacattaGCCTGGATGAGGGGGACTTTACTCCAGTTTCCCCAAAGGACTTCATATCCCCATTAGGCTCCATACAAATGAACCTCACAGACCAGTTTCACAGTGATGCCACGCTTGCCTGCACTGTCCAGAGGCCCTCAGCTTTTGAGAACCTGACACAAactttggaggaggaggagggaaacaATGTCACAGTTCTTACCACTGGCATAACTTCCTATTTTGTGTGTAACGTTGACCATGAACACATACAGCAGCTGTGGCAGATACTGGCCAGCTACAGTGATTCTCCAATGAGACTAGAAAGAGGCATAATGCTAGCAAGAAGCCCTGAAATGATTTACAGGTATAGTCAGATTAAAACAGAGGAGGCGGAAGAAGGAATTCACACAAGCATTGAAGCCGAGATTAAGGCCTCACCTGCATGGTTGATGCAGGGAGAGGTTAGCTTCCAACTTGACCGCACTATGACCACTTTTTCTACTTTGCATATTAAGTACCAGTCTGTAGTCAACCTGCGTGTGGAAAACAGATCACCCAAGAGAGACCGCTATTCTTGGACCATGATAAAGCGAGATAATCAAACCAAGACTGAGCACACTGTACTTACAG GTGGTGTGGCACAATTGAACTGTCTGATCCGCGGTGAGCCAAAGCCCTTGTTGGAGTGGATTTTACCAGATGGAAGTAAGGTCAGAGCACCTTACTCCAGTGAGGACAGCAGGATCATTATCAATGCCGAAGGGAAGTTAACTCTGAGGGGAGCAGATACTTCAGACACAGGCCTGTACAGGTGCATTGCCACAAACTACCTGGATGCAGATATCATGATCTTTCGTgtgacagttctctcccctgaTGTGGAAGAATCTGAGACCAACGGTGTTCAACTCACAAGGCCAATGGGAGAAAATCTGGTTTTGGACTGTAGCTTGTCAGGGAGTACAAAGGCCTCAGTCCATTGGATTCTCCCTGATCACTCAGTACTGGAAAAGTCTCAAgggaaaaagaaagtttttgaCAACGGAACCTTGCTTATTCAGGGTCTCACAGAGAGGGACAGGGGTTTTTATAGGTGCTTGGTTACTAATGACCTGGGAGTTGATCTTCTCGTGTCACAGGTGACGGTGACTGAAGAAAGGCCTGGTACTCTAATAGTTTTGGACAATGGAGGATCAGGGATGGAAATAGAGGACAATGTTGACCCTAGCTTGACTGAAAACACAATCACTCTAAAAGAGATCCCCTCTTCCAGTCCTTTTGACAGAACTAGTCAGGAATCCAGAACCATTACCTCAGATCGACCTTACCCCAGACTTAAGTCACATGGTGGAGGTGCTGGAGGTAGGCTGGGACAGAGAAGAAGGGGGTCTGTTAGCAACCGACGCATCTGGAGTAGTAGGGTCTTTGATAAAGCTTCCAGGAAAGTGGACCCAAATAAATTTGCTGAATTTATGAAAAAGGCTCAAGATGGATCAAGAATAAAGACTGGCACAGAGAGTGAGGGAGTTAaagatgcagattcaaacactGGTCTCTCTGGTGAGGACGAAATTGGCTCTGGTGAGGATAATAATGAAGATCAGCTCATCATCATGTCAAGGATTCTCACACCGACTACAGATAATCCACGAAGAGGTAGAATATTTAAAGTTccagaaaatgaaaatacaccAACAACAGAGTCATATATGCGGTCAGATTCTACATCAATGAAGtctacattaacacacaagccAACACAAAGGATTGAAACTCAAAGCGATGCAGTTACACCATATTTTTCAGACAACAAAGGCATATCTACTGTTGATGAGAACACTGAGTTCTATAACTCGGAAAGAACTACGAAGCCAAGCTTAATCAGGCAACCAGTTCTGTCACTTACTGTAACAGAAGCATCACAAGAAACTCAACTCCAGTTCTCAGGACAACAACCTGCAGAGCCAGAAACATCCACAGGTGCGGCGCTCATGTTTACCACGGACCCTAATGTCACTCCAATGAGGGATGGCCCAGGACCAGTGGAATTCATCGTTCACACATCCACAGACCCAAAAAGCCAGACCACATACACAGCCATCACCACCACAGAGAGACAACAAGATCAGATCACCCTCCACACTACCCAAACCATCAAATCCCCACGCTTGCCTGCTGGATCCACCATTATCTCTAGACAGCACATCCAAATCATACCAAATAAGAACAGTAGAGCAGGCGGGCGCAGAAGGACTTTTCAAGGGCGCAGAAGGATCATTAAACCCAACAGGATAACTGACATACAGTCCATTATCAATAAACTCAGACAGCCCTCAGTTAAAAAGGAAGGGAATGCAACAGTGCCATATAAAATTGAACTGTCCACAG ACTGTGACTGTGATGAAGACAGTAAGAATACATCAAAGACTCATCTGCAGGTGGTCACACCGACAGGTTATTCTAGTTCATCCTTACATATAAGGGAGAGCCCTGCCACTACACCAAAACCTGAAATGTCTACACAATATAATTACATTACTTCAGAAGCCCCAAAGCTAGATGGTTCGAGTGGCTACATAACCTCTGCTGATGCCCCTGATTTTTACATTACAACTGATCCATTTGTGAGCACAAATAAGGAACCATTAATCTCCACCACGGCTGCTACAACTACAACTGCCTCTAAGGTTATTCGTGGAAGAATCCCTTggaacaggctgtttggaggcaaagataaagaaaagatACTGGGTCGGTTAAGAAAGCCATTTATCAAAACATCAACTACAGCTGAACCTACAACAGTAACTGTAACCACAACCCCTATTGCTTTGCTCACCACTGTCACAAACTCATTGGTAGAACCAGGGACTCTTTCCCCGTCCAGACAAACAGGTAATGAAGAGGGCTCATTAGATGATGACTATGACGATTTGTCTTCTTCAGATTTTGGGTTTACCACACTGGAACCCAGCGTCCAACTCATAAGTACTACCAGCTCATCATATTACTACAGATCTTCAACCACAGCTGAAACACCTCCAGAATCACAGACTCTACCTTCCCCACCAACCATTCAGCCACTCTTAAATGGAGAGTCTGATGAACCAATATCATCTGGTTCGGGGGGTCTGCCTGATAATTGGTTTGTGGGCAGAAAGAGGCCTAATGGGACAAGATGGCAGCAAGGGCGAAGAAGGAGGCCCTTTAGGGGCAGGAGACCAATCAAGAAACCTGCAATAACTAAATCACAAGCTACTACCACAGCTGAGGCCTTAACTACAGAGGTTACAATTATGGAAACTTCAATGGAGACAACCAGACTACCACAATGGACAGTTTCACTCCATAATTCCCTATACACACCAACTAAGAAAGAGGACAGAACTCCAGTAGCTGCTTCCACTGACCAAAAGGAGGAAATTGACTTATATGAGGAGTTAGACTGGAACACGTCTAGCAATTTCCCAGTCTTCACTACAAGCAAGAAACCCTCAATCCCCTCATCTACATTTAACCCCACCACCACGCCCATGCCAGCTACCACAAAGAGAACTTACACAACAGCTCAACCCATATTCCAAAGCAATTTCAGACCACCAATACAAAGTGGAAAAAGCTACCCCACTCGAAGAACACCAATGAAGACAATCAGACCTACTATGCAAAGCAGTAGTGGCAGAGACGGTGCAGATAAAGGCCTTACTATTGATTCAATGACCACCCTTACAGCCGAGCAGGAATATGCCAAAGTCCAAATCACTGACGTTGAAGTTACAAGTGCCAATATTGCTGGCTTTGAAGAAACTACAGAGGTATTGACAAGCAAACCCAAGATTGTCGGGGGCAATGCAGCTAGCTTCACAGTTTTATCCAACTCTGATGCTTTCCTTCCGTGTGAGACAGTAGGAAACCCTCAGCCAACTGTATCCTGGAGACGCTTGTCCTCAAGCACAG gaagCACCATTACCATTTCAGGAAGAATGGGCAAGTTTCAGGTCCTGAATAATGGCACGCTATCGATCCAGAATGCCAGTGTTAAGGATCGTGGTCAATACCTCTGTCTAGCTGAGAATGATCATGGATCAGATAGACTTCTTGTCACCCTTTCTGTTGTGGCATACCCTTCACGCATCCTGGAGCCAAAAATGCGTGACATAAAATCTCATGCCGGGAACACTGTGGAGATGAAATGTAAAGCAGAAGGTCGGCCCACACCCTTGATATCATGGATTCTGGCCAACCGCACCCAAGTAAGGGGTAAAATCAGAGAGAAGGAAAGGGTTTCGGTATCTGCTGAGGGAACTCTGATCATTGAGCAGGTATCTGTTCATGACAGAGGTCATTACAAATGCATTGCCAGCAATCCAGCCGGAGCTGACACTGCTACAGTCCGACTGCAAGTTGTGGCAGCTCCCCCAGGCATTAAGGAGGAGAAACGTCAGCACTTAAAAGCCAGTGTAAGCCAAAGCTTGTGGATTCCCTGTACTGGCCAAGGAAGCCCAAATCCCACTATGCACTGGGTCCTCAATGATGGGTCAATGGTACGATCTAACAGACCTGCAAGAAACCCAAGGATATATGTTTATGTCAATGGAACCCTCCAAATTAAGGCCATAACTCCAGCAGACAATGGGAAATATGAATGTATTGCTACCAGTTCAACTGGCTCAGAGAGAAGGGTAGTGACACTGATTGTTGAAAAACAAGAGTCTGCCCCTTATATAGTGAAGACATCACAGCGCATGACAGAGCTGTTCTTTGGGGACCAGCTGATACTTAACTGTTCGGCTACAGGAGATCCAAAGCCCAGGATCATGTGGAGACTGCCATCTAAAGCTGTGGTTGATCAGTGGCACAG GATGGGCAACAGAATTCAGGTCCTGGATAATGGTACACTTATTGTGAACACTGTCAGCAATAAAGATGCAGGAGACTATCTCTGTGTGGCACGAAGCAAAATGGGAGATGCCCTTCAACTCATGATGGTCCATGTGACCATGAAGCCAGCCAAGATAGAACCTAAGCTCAATGGAAAGAAGCAGGTAACCTATGGTTATGACCTGAAGGTTGACTGTAAAGCCTCAGGAGCCCCAAAGCCAGAGATTTCCTGGGGTTTACCAGATGGTACAGTGGTCAATAGTGCTCTTCAGTCTGATGCCAGCAGTGGAGGGGGACGAGCACGCCGCTACACACTTTTTGACAATGGAACCCTTTACGTAAACCAG GTTGGTATGTCAGAGGAGGGGGACTACACCTGCTATGCTGAAAACCAGGGAGGCAAGGATGAAATGCATGTGCATATCAGTGTGATGACTGCTCCCCCCAGAATTCATCCATCCAGCCAGACCTATGCAAGAGTCAAGCCTGGAGGGAACATCCGCTTTGACTGTGAAGCACTTGGGGAACCAAGACCCAAGATCCTGTGGATGCTGCCAAACAACGATGTGATTGGAGCATCTAATGATCGCTACCTCATGCATGTCAATGGCTCTCTGGATATAAGGGCTGTGAAGCTTATCGATGCTGGGGAGTATGTTTGTATAGCTCGCAACCTTGctggagacaaaagaaaagtctACAAGCTTGATTTAGATGGGAATCCGCCAATGATTAATGGCTACAGGCAAAATAGGACCGTGATCAAAGATGTTGCAGCTAAATTCTCCAGGAAATTAATAGACTGTAAGGCTGAGGGTAATCCCACTCCTAGTATCACATGGATTATGCCAGATAACATCTTTCTGAAAGCACCGTACTTCGGCAGTAGAATTAATGTTCACCAAAATGGGACTTTAGAGATTCGCAACGTGCGCCCAACTGATACAGCAGAGTTCATTTGCATGGCAAGGAATGATGGAGGAGAGGCAGTAATGGTGGTGCAGCTGGAGGTTACTAGTATGCTACGAAGGCCGATCTTCAAAAACCCATTCAACGAGCGCATTGTGTCTCGGTTTGGGAAAACCATAGTTCTGAACTGCTCTGCTGATGGACAACCGACACCAGAGATAATATGGACTTTCCCTAATGGCACGCGAGTTACTAGTGAACATCACCATGACTCTCAACACCGCCTAGGCAATAATGGAACTTTAGTCATCTATAACCCTCGCAAAGAGGATGCTGGGAAGTACCGCTGTGGTGCCAAGAATTTCATGGGATACATAGAGAAACTAATAATTTTGGATGTTGGCCAGAAGCCTTACATCTTGACAAGGCCTCGAGGCATCATACGCAGTATGTCTGGAGAACCACTCTTCCTTCACTGTCTATCTGATGGGAATCCTAAACCCGGAATCTACTGGACAATTCCTGGTGGCCACACTCTTACTCGGCCCCAAGTCTTTGGGCGCTACCAGTTACTTGAGAATGGTACCTTGGTTGTTCAGGATACTACTCTCCATGACCGAGGAAATTACATCTGTAGAGCTCAGAATGATGCTGGGGAGGCAGTGCTCTCTGTCCCAGTTATTATCATTGCCTACCCTCCACGGATCTCTACAGCTCCACCCCCCAATGTGAAGGCAGTTACTGGGACATCTATCCAGCTTAACTGTGCTGCCATTGGGATCCCCAAGCCAGAGATCACCTGGGAGCTCCCTGATAATTCAGTTCTGTCTGCAGCAGGACAGGGCAGGCATTTGGGTAGTGAACTGCTCCATCCTCAGGGCACACTTATCATTCAGAGACCTACAGCCTCAGACTCAGGCACATACAAGTGCCTTGCGAAGAACAGCGTGGGCACAGACTTCAAAGTTACATATGTACATGTACTGTGA